The nucleotide sequence GCGGCAGGAGGTTCGGAGCGGGCGTTGCGCCGGAGGGTGAAGGTTTGAGCATAGTTGGAGCGGGTGAGGGTGTGGGTAACCTGGATAATCTGGTAGTCACCACTGAGAAGTTGGTCGGAACTGCGGACGGTGATGACCCGGTAGGGGCGGAGAACACCGGTGTAGCATTCGCCCAGGACACGCCCGGTGGCCCGGTAAGCGAAACTGGATTGGGTGGTGGAAGCCTGGGTTGCCTGGGCAATATCAACCCGATCGCCGTAGCGGGGGCGTAGCCGTTGGGTGGCAGGGGGGGCATCACGGGGAAAGGCAGGGTTTTGTCCAAGCAGGGCGATGCGATCCGGATCTGCCTCACTTTCGGTGACGCTGCGATCGGTCAGGCTGAGGGCAGCCGTGCTGGTAAGGACGGGACTCTGGGCATTGTATTGGGGACTGAAGCTGTCAATGTTGCGATCGCCCCCCAGTAACACCAGATCCGGTAATCCATCCGGTCGTTCAGGAAAGGCCTTGAAACAGCCGATACTGGCTCCTGGTGAATTCCCCGGTAAGACATAGGCATGAAAGTCGGGATGGCGGCGGGCAAGCATTTGCAGCAGGTGTCCGGTGGTTCCCTGCTGCATCACAAAAGGGGGAAGAGAACTTGTCGGTGCCGGTGTGGTATCCACTTCAACCGAGGCAATCTGCTCCACTTCCCGCAGGAGTTGTTCAGCAATCTGGTGATCCTGGCGATTTTCATGGGGCACAGTCTGGTCTTCCCGTCCCAAATACACCCCATCATCGTTGACCCGCACCACTTTGATGCTCTGTCCCGGTTGACCACTCATCTGATTTTCAAAGCCCACAATGGGACCATCAATCAATGGCACAAATGCCCCATTACCCACCTGAACTTCGATCCGCACACGGGAAAACTCCCGCAAGAATCGCTCATCCTGCTGACTCCATCTGCCCTGAGCATCTGTGCAAATCGGAATCTGGAGTCGGGCTTCCCAGATGATATCGATTTCCTGCTCCACGGTGATTTCCTCCACCTTGTCGAGCTGGTCACGGGTGGCGGGGGTGTTGTTGAAGAAGAGGCGGTATTGGACGGGGGGCATGGGGAAGGAGGGAGGAGGGAGGAGTTGTGAGAGGGGAGAGGGGAGAGGAGGGAGAGGGATGTTCTGGAACATCCATCGATGTCCCATGCCCCTCATCCCCTGGTAAATTTTTACTGCGGTGGGACGTTAATGAAGCGGGAGGGAGTGTTGACCAGGTGGTTGGCTTCCAGTTCGGTGTTGGCATCGGCAATGTGCCAGAACCAGGTGGGGTTGTTGTATTGTCGCTGTGCCAGGATGTCGAGGCGATCGCCCCGCTTCACAACGGTCGGGTTGCCCACCAGGGGGGGCAGTCGCCTCAGGCTTACGGCTCTGACTGTCTGCCCATTCCGGGCTTTACCATCAACCAGTGCCTGCTGGTAATAACGAGAAGTTTCTAGAAACATGGGTCAGTTCTCCAGGGTTGGTTTTCCAGTCTTCAAAACGGTATCAACTCCGCCGCTGACTCGACGGTGTTTGCCAGGTTTAAGATGGCCTGGGCTTCTTTGGCGATGGTGGAATACTCCTGAGCACCTTTGGCGACGTTGTCATCGCTACAGGTGCGGATGACGTTGACAGACAGACCCAGGTTGACTTCGGCACGAACGGGGTTGAGCAGAGCATCGTATTGCTGTTCGGTGATGCTCATGGAGTCGATGGTGACGGGCAGGATGCGGGTGAGTCCCCAGATGAACAGGATGCGGGGGTACTGTTCGCGGGGGATGAGTTGGGTGGGAGGGCTACTGCCCCCCCCGCCGAGGGCACCCCCGATCGCGTCCAGGGCAGTTCCGAGCAGTCCGCCAATCTTGTTGCTGGGGTAGACCATTTTTTCCAGGGCGGCCAGTTGGGGACCAATGCCAAAGGTGCGGGCCAGGGGATTGTTGGAATTCAACTGGTCGGCGGCATCAAATTCGGCTTTGATCGTAATCCGCTCCACGGGAGGATCACCAGCCTGGGTGGTTTCCCGGCGAGCGCCTCCTGTGGGGCGGGGAGGAATCTGGATGGCACGGGTCATGGTTTCAGGATTGAACTGAAAGATGACGATGTTGGGCAGTGGTCCCAGAAAATCACTGCCGTACTCGACCAATGCGGCGTGAAGGAGGTAGGTCATGGGGGAGGGGGGAGGGGAGAGGGTTATTAGTTATTAGTTGTTAGTTGTTAGTTGTTAGTTGTTAGTTGTTGGTTGGGGAAGGGGGAGAACGGATGGCGGCGATCGCCGCCTGGGCTATGGTCTGGTTAATGGATGCAATGTCCTGATGGAGGGTGACAGGGAGGGTACCCAGGTTCAGGTCACGCCCTGGTCCGGGTTGACCCTGGGGCAGCGCTCGCAGGAATTCAGACTGATGAGCCAGTTCCCGCAGCAGGGCTGGACCCAATTCTCTGGCAATCGCCTGGGCTGTAGCGGGATCGATTCCCTGGGTGCGAAGCTGGATGCGATCGATGTGAATTCTGATTGGACTCATGCTTCCATTCCCTCCACTAATTGGGCATAAATACCAAATTGTTCCAGGCTGACCGGGCGATTCAATTTGTCATATTCCCGTTTCACCGCTGCAATGACGGGTGCCATGGTTAATTGAGGGCGATCGCCATTCTGGTTTGGGTGCCCGGCTGTTTGCAAACAGGCATTGAAAACAATGGATCGAATGTGTCCTCCTGCCAGGGGAAATTGACGGGACAGGAACTCTATGTCCAGGGCTGAAGCATCTACGGTTTCAGGGATAACCTGTTGCCAGATGCGTTTGCGTTCAGTCAGATCAGGCATCGGAAAATCCACGATATAGCGCAATCGGCGCAAAAAGGCTTCATCCAGATCCTGTTTGCGGTTACTGGCTAAAATGGCCAATCCCTTAAAGCGCTCCATTCGTTCCAGCAGATAGCTGATTTCTAAATTGGCGTAGCGATCGTGGGCGTCTTTGACTTCAGTTCGCCGCCCGAACAGAGCATCGGCTTCATCAAAAAAGAGAATGATGTCAGATAGATCAGCCGCATCAAATAACCGCTTCAGGTTTTTCTCCGTTTCGCCGATGTACTTGTTGACCACCTGGGACAGATCAATCCGGTACATGGGCAGATGCAGACAACCTGCCAAAATTTCGGCTGCCATGGTTTTGCCTGTCCCTGGCGGACCCGTGAACAGAACGGAAATGCCGCACTCGTTCCAGACCTGGGCAGTACCCCAGTCGTAATGGACCCGGGTCAGCGATCGCATCGCCTGCTCAATTTCCTGGAACAACCTGGTTTGTTTGGCGGGCAACACCAGTTCTTCCCCGTGGAAGCGGGGGGTGACCTCCTGGGCCAGTTCACCCAGGTCCAGATCCAGTTCGGCCCGGCAGGCCGTTACCAGATCCGTTGCCCGCAGGGGTTGATCCAGCCCTTTCAAGCCATCGCAGATTGTCTGGATGGTTTCCGGTTCATAGCGAAAACGACGGGCACATTCAGCCATTGCCTGGGTCAGATTGGGATCGGTGGTTCCCAGGGCTTGCTGCCAATATTGCAGGCGATCGCCATAGGACAGGCGAGGCACCTCCACGATGGGAAACAGAGCCTCGGTGGGCACCGAAGCCAGTGCCTGACGGTCTGCAATCCCCAGAAAGAGAGTGATCGGGAGCGATGACAGGGCAAACCAGTCAACGGCTGCCGGACTGTGCTCTCCCTTACCGGCATGGGGCGGGTAGTGGGGGATAAACAAATCGACGCCCCGTAACCAGCACGCGGTTGCCAGCGACTTCCAGTAGGGGGTTGCCTGGTCAGTGAACCCACCTGATGACTGCACCATCACAATCGGACGCCGGGTGATCTGGGCCATTCCTTGCAGTACGGGCGCAACCGGCGTGCCGCCAGCCCGACGGATGGGCACAATCCGCAATGCCCGGGCAGGGTGGGCACGCAGTCGCCCCGCAACCAGTCGCGCCTGATCGGAGAGGGGGGAGGCACTGGCGGTCAGGGGGGTTAAGCTGGATGGCAGGGGGGTGTCGGGGAACAGTAGCAGAGTGGCAACCAGGGGTGGGACGCTGATCGGGCTATGCCAGGTCAGGCTGGGATGAGCCGCATTATCCAGGTGCAGCAATCCAGAGCGCCAGAGAGGATGGGCAGGATCGGCGATCGCCAGCACAGCCTCCGGTTCATCCCACAATTGTTGCGCCAGAGCCAGGGTGGGATGGGTGGTGGTGGCATCATTCAGGCAAGCCGCAATGACAGCACCAGCAGCGTGGTCAAAGGTGGCCGTCAGTCCCAGCGCCAGCACAAAGGTGGAAACCGGATCGAGGCAGAGGGTGGCGATCGCCCAACCCAGGGAACCCAGGGCAGCCCCATCGGTGGCTGGGGGAGGATCCAGGAGTTGTTCTGAGAGGTAGCGGGCGGTCACATCCGTCTGGAAAAACTGACATTTTTGCTCCCAGTAGCGGGTCAGGTCCAGGCTGGTGAGGAGGGCATCGGTCGGGGGCGGCAGGGGGGCAGGCGGGACAGCCGTTGCCCCCTGCAAATGCCAGCGCCAGCAAACCTCTCGCCGCAGCCGCCGCGTCACCTGAGCCAGCCAGTAATTAGCACTGGCATCGGTTGCCCGCAGGTTGGGGGAAAAGCTGGTGAAGGAGGTCCTCGGCCCGGTGATCATTGCACATTCACCTCCAGGCTGGTAATTGCCTGTTGCCCATTTACCCGCAGGATGACCCGATAGCTTCCTGCCGGGATGGGTTGGGGCGAACGAAAACGTGCCCGCCGATTGGTCTGAAGCGGAGGAGGCTCCGGTATCACCGGGATGATCACATCGTCCGTCTGGTATTTGGTCTGACCATCCTGGTACAGTGCCACAACCCCATCATCCCGCTCTTTCCCCAGTAGCCGTCCTGTCAGGTTGACATTCAAAACAATCCCCTCTGCCATTTCGCTGGGAGAGGGAGCCACGGCTGTTGCGCTCTCTAAGCGAGGCAGCAGATTGGCAATTAATAAATTACTCGATCGCAGTCTGCCACCGGGTAGGGGTTGCTCCACAACCAGGGGCAGGCTGCCAGCGGACAGCGTGCTGCCATCGCTGATTGCGCCATCGACCTGACATTGCACCAGAGTGGGGGTGCGGTTCAAAATTGTGAGGGGAGTGGTGCCCAGACGAACAACCAGTCCAGTGGCATCCAGCCCCGTGCCCTCAAGATTGAGAGCAGCACCCGCCTCAAATTTTTCAGGTGTCACCCGGGTCAGCATCGGACCCAGGGAAGGCAACACCGGAATTTGAATCCCCGCTTCGCCAATCACCAGGTTTCTGGTATAGGTGCTCCCCCCTTCCGTCACGGTTTCTGTCTGGGTGTAATCAATCCCCACTAGCAGGGAATAGGATGATGGTTCACTGGTCACAATCATGACTGGGCGCACTTCAAAGCCAATGGAACAGCGATACTTTTCATCAGGTCCCTGCATTAACTTTGAAATTAAATCTGCCGATGTTTCGTCAAAGGTAACTTTGAGTTCCTCTGGATTGTCCTGGAGGGGAGCGAGGATTTCGCTGCCTAAGGTACTCCTTAACCTCAAGAACGACATTTCCTGTAACGCTCGAATTCCTTCTCCCAGAAGGTGGTGGGCATTGATGCTGTCACTTTCGCCCTGGAGGTCAAACGCCGTCAGCATATACTTCAGCACCAGCCACAGGGGAGCGGGTTGCCCCTCATCCAGGGATTGATTTCGCAGACTGGGTTCAAACTGAACCTCGTACAGAAACAGGTTCAGCCGGGGATTGGTGATACCAGTACCCGTGGCTTCCGGTCTGCCCACCCGAATGTTGCTGACCGTTCCCGCTAAACGGAGAATCAGGTAAGACTGCAAGAGCTGGCTGACAGCACCGATCGCGTGTCCGGTATCGGCAAATGCCATAGGGTAAGCCTCCTAGCCGAGACGCAGGTAATGTCGATTCAGGCGAGATGAGAGGGAGTCGGAGGGTGGGGGAAGGGGAGGAGGAGCGGGAGGGGGAGCGGGAGGAGACAGAGAAACCGGAGGAGTTTCCAGGGTGAGCTGGATGGTGCCAATGGAGAGGATTAAATCCTGGGTTTGCAGGGTGGGAGAGGTTACGGTTTCAGAGCGGGAGGAAAGGGGTGGAACCGACGGGGATGGCAGCGATCGCAGCGAGTCGCTGTTTTCCGTTGGAGCTTCTACAGCCTGCTCTAACCCGGTTTTGGCAGCCGCTGAAGCAACGGTTGAATTTTGCCCGACCCAATCCCACATTGCCTGGAGATAGGCTGTTCGGGAGGGAGGGAGGGGGAGGGAGGAGTCTGGGCGATCGTCCACCGGGACTGGGGCAGCCAGTTCAGGTCCAGCGATTGATTCCGTCGGCGTTTCCAGGGGAGCGGGGGCGGGGGACTCTGTTCCCCTGGTAGGGAGGGAAGACCACGCCGGTAGCGAGGAGTCCCGTACAGACCGGAACAGGGGAGGGGGAGGAGAAGCAGCAGGCAGATGCTCGACCTGTTCCAGGGCTTCCAGCGGTGAGGAAGAGGGATTTACCGCGGATTCCGGGGGCGAAATGGGCAGTTCCCGTTCCCCACGCTGGGCTGCTGACACCCCTTCAGTTGCTGGCAGAACTGGCGGTGGGGGATTATCTACCCTGGGACTATCTACCCTGAAGCTATCCACCCTGGGTGAAACTGGCGCAGACTGGAAAGCAGGGGCGATCGCGCCATCCTCTGTTTCCATGTCAGTGGTGGAGTCAACGCTGGCGTTAACGGCAGCGTTAACGCCAGGGTCAGCAGCAGATCCCACCACTTCTTCGGTCTGTTCAACCTCCAGCGGAGATGGGGCAGAGGGTCCGCCCGGCTCCCTCAGGGAAATGTCCCCAGAAGGCTGTACCTGTTGCCTGGCAGGGTGCCCGGCACGCGCTACGGAAAGTCCGGTTTGTTGAATCAATCGAGCAAAGTATCCACTCATCGATTCCGCTCCCGCTCAATCAGGGTCAGAAAGCGATCGCGCCTCCAGGCAGGCAGGGATAAAATCACTGCTTCTGTCCAGTGATAATGGGATGCCAGCCGATGGACTGTTTCCAGAAGCTGGTCCTGCACTGCCCACAGGCGTTGCAGAGCCACGGCTCCCAGGTCCACAGCATGGCTATCCTGGGCACCACAGGCGGGGCAGTTGACCGCCAGGGTCAGGTTCACCAGCGGATCCATCTCTGCCATCAGCGGATTCAGGATCGCCATCGTCCGCTCTTTTTCCCAGGCCGCCTGGAATGCCTCCTGCTGCTCAACGGCTACCAGGGATTGGATCATCATCCGCAGGGCGGTCGATTCATCGGAAAAGGATTGGGATCGCCAGTGGAGCTGGTCCAGCCCGGTCGGGCGGCGCAGGG is from Leptothermofonsia sichuanensis E412 and encodes:
- a CDS encoding DUF4255 domain-containing protein; translation: MAFADTGHAIGAVSQLLQSYLILRLAGTVSNIRVGRPEATGTGITNPRLNLFLYEVQFEPSLRNQSLDEGQPAPLWLVLKYMLTAFDLQGESDSINAHHLLGEGIRALQEMSFLRLRSTLGSEILAPLQDNPEELKVTFDETSADLISKLMQGPDEKYRCSIGFEVRPVMIVTSEPSSYSLLVGIDYTQTETVTEGGSTYTRNLVIGEAGIQIPVLPSLGPMLTRVTPEKFEAGAALNLEGTGLDATGLVVRLGTTPLTILNRTPTLVQCQVDGAISDGSTLSAGSLPLVVEQPLPGGRLRSSNLLIANLLPRLESATAVAPSPSEMAEGIVLNVNLTGRLLGKERDDGVVALYQDGQTKYQTDDVIIPVIPEPPPLQTNRRARFRSPQPIPAGSYRVILRVNGQQAITSLEVNVQ
- a CDS encoding ATP-binding protein; translation: MITGPRTSFTSFSPNLRATDASANYWLAQVTRRLRREVCWRWHLQGATAVPPAPLPPPTDALLTSLDLTRYWEQKCQFFQTDVTARYLSEQLLDPPPATDGAALGSLGWAIATLCLDPVSTFVLALGLTATFDHAAGAVIAACLNDATTTHPTLALAQQLWDEPEAVLAIADPAHPLWRSGLLHLDNAAHPSLTWHSPISVPPLVATLLLFPDTPLPSSLTPLTASASPLSDQARLVAGRLRAHPARALRIVPIRRAGGTPVAPVLQGMAQITRRPIVMVQSSGGFTDQATPYWKSLATACWLRGVDLFIPHYPPHAGKGEHSPAAVDWFALSSLPITLFLGIADRQALASVPTEALFPIVEVPRLSYGDRLQYWQQALGTTDPNLTQAMAECARRFRYEPETIQTICDGLKGLDQPLRATDLVTACRAELDLDLGELAQEVTPRFHGEELVLPAKQTRLFQEIEQAMRSLTRVHYDWGTAQVWNECGISVLFTGPPGTGKTMAAEILAGCLHLPMYRIDLSQVVNKYIGETEKNLKRLFDAADLSDIILFFDEADALFGRRTEVKDAHDRYANLEISYLLERMERFKGLAILASNRKQDLDEAFLRRLRYIVDFPMPDLTERKRIWQQVIPETVDASALDIEFLSRQFPLAGGHIRSIVFNACLQTAGHPNQNGDRPQLTMAPVIAAVKREYDKLNRPVSLEQFGIYAQLVEGMEA